TGCTCTATTATCGGTTTCATCCCCAGGGATAAAGCGAATTAAAAAAGCTAATTAACAATTTAAAAGTCTGCACTCTTGTTGACTGAAGTGAGGCATCTAATGAATATCCAGGAGCTGCGTCAATCCTTGAAACTGAAGTGGCTGAGTTACTATGAGCAAAATAGTTCTTGGCTTGACAAAATCCAAATTTGGGCTACTTACGATGGAGTGCGGCGTCCTTCGTCTGGTTTAATTGTGACAACGCTGTCTGTTTTAGAGCCGCAGTTTGAGCAGCTACTTCCTTTTCTCCTGGAGCTAAATAACAATCCAGATAAGATAGTCGCAGCTTTAGGCCTCAACTTTAATCCTGGTGAAGAGTTACGTTTAATCAAATCAGAGCATTCTACTGTTGCAAACCAAGTAGAAAGCGAGTCTACACAAGATAAAAGTTTTCAGAAGGAACTTGTACCATCAGTCGCGATTGCAACTCAGGTAACTCGCCAGTCTGCTGTCAAGACGCTAGACACTCCAAAGTTAGCTTACCAACCTGTGTCATCATTAACAGCTACTGCTGAAGTTAGTGACACACCCAAACCAGGGCTATTGGTAGCAGTTGCGACTAAGACTTCTCCTGGGTATCCTCAAAAGATGCCAAATTCCACCAAGCCAGACTCTGGTTTAGTCCACCAAAACAAACCAGTCAGGTCGTTGGTAATTAATACTGACGTTAAGAGTAACGGTAATAATATGCGATTGGCTTTACCACTATCCTTTGGGCGGTTACCTATGGGAGCATCACTGGTTATTACTACTCAAGTTAATAGCAAAGCCAAGACAGTCCCATCATCAGTATTAACTAGTGAGATTTCCCGCGAACACAAACCTTTAAACACCCAACCCCAGGACATTAAGAGCAAAGTAAAGTTATCACATAGCACTAATGCCCGCAGTTTAGCTTCTTGGGTGGATGAATTTTGTCAGGGTACTAAAGGAGAGCGAGAGGACAATATTTTTATTTAAATCTCGAATGTCAACTACACAGAATTAGGGGTATTCATGAGAAACAAAGGGAATTTCTACTATTTCTCCCTCTGTTTCTCCTACTTGGACTTTCAAACCAACGCCACCAGCTTTAGTGCGGATATAACCCAGTCCAAAGTAGCCATCAGCAGTTTCTGTAAAACTGGTAAGTTTGCCAACTTTTTCCTCTCCGATCGCGATCGCACTTCCTACTTCCGCATAATCATTTAGTTTAATTCCCCAAAGGTATTGTTTTACACCTTTATATGTGTTTAATCTAGCAATAGTTTCTTGCCCGATATAACAGCCTTTGCTCAAAGAAATAGTCTGCCACAAACCTACTTCCAGGGGATTGTAATCATCTGTCAGTTCGGCATCTGGGGCGGGGCGTCCTTGTAAAATTCGCAACACATCCCAAGCGCGATCGCTCATCTCGACTGCCCCAGCCTCTAAAATTTTGTTCCAGACTGTTGCTTTGTCAGTATAAGGAAAAGTCAAGGTGTATCCAGGAGAAGCTAACCCACTACCCACAGCAATCCGCACACCCTCAGCAGGAGCAATTGTGTATACTTGGTGATTACCGTAAGGCTGTCCGATTAGTTCACTAGCACCCAACTTTTCTATCACTGCATCGCTTCCTGGCCCTATGAGACTGAAGGTGTTGGTGTAAGTAGTAATGTCAGATAATTCCACCTTGTCGGCGAAGAAAATATATTTATCCAGCCATTCCATCAAAAATTGGCAGCGGTTGGGTGAGACTAACAGGATTACCGCGTCTTCTCTTACGTAAGCGGTTACTAAGTCAATTGTCCTAGCTGTAGAAGTGACGAAAACCGTATCGCATCCTTGTCCTGGCTTAAGTATTTGGAAATCACTAGTACTTTGGTTGTGTAAGAAGCGGAGTCGATCATCGCCAGAGACTTTGATGCGTCCCCAATGGGAGCGATCGCATACAGCAACCCCATCTGTTGCGGCTTGGATTGCTGCTGCGTCTTTACCGTCAAGTGTAGATGTTGGCATGGTGATGATGAGTTGCCCTGTTTCAATGTTTTCGCACTGGAATCTTAGCAAATAAAGTTTTACAGCTTCAATGGCGTAGGGATAGAAGAGGAAACGGTAATTTGGTGTTTAAACTTGTGGCAGCTTGTCGTCAAACATGATCTTTGGCTAAGAGTTAATCTTAAAGGTTTTTAATTTCGATTATTTTTCTTCACGTAAAGACGCAAAAGCACGCAATTCTAACTTTGTGCCTTTGCGCCTCATGTGCGAAATAAATTGGATCAGCTTACCAAACTTACTTGTTAGGCTGAGGAGTTATCCGCAGGTAGGGTTTAACTTCCTCATAGCCTTTGGGAAATTTCTGTTTGAGTACTTCTGGATCTTTGAGTGAGGGGACGATTACAACATCATCGCCGTCTTTCCAGTCAGCTGGCGTTGCGACGCTGTAATTATCAGTCAGTTGTAAAGAATCAATCACCCGCAAAAGTTCGTCAAAGTTGCGTCCAGTGCTGGGAGGGTAGGTGAAACTAAGACGAAGTTTTTTATTGGGGTCAATAACGAAAACCGATCGCACTGTCACAGCTGCATTGGCATTAGGATGGATCATGTCATAAAGGTCAGAAACCTTACGATCTGCGTCTGCCAAAATTGGGTAATTGAGGGAGGTGCTTTGAGTTTCTTCGATATCTCCCACCCATCCCTTGTGAGATTCTACATTATCAACGCTCAGAGCGATCGCTTTCACGTTGCGCTTGTCAAATTCTGGTTTTAGCTTGGCAACTGTGCCTAACTCTGTAGTACAAACAGGTGTAAAATCAGCAGGGTGAGAGAACAGCACAACCCAGCTGTCACCTGCCCATTCGTAAAAATTTATGTCGCCGTGTGTAGAGGCTTGCGTAAAGTTGGGTACTGTATCACCTAGACGGAGAGCCATGCGAGATTCCCTGTAGTTAAAAAGGCGTATGTGTTCTACTTTGCCATCATGACATAAAACACCCGTTTTCCAATCGGGCATTAGCTGTTTGAAACAAAATTTTAAGTTGTCAGTACTTTCAGACAGGGAGACAGAGGATACAAATTGATGAGAAAGTTCTCATTTTTTAAACTTAGTTTGTCAAAATTTCCTGGTAAGCTTGGATTGTTTGCTTAGCGATCGCATCCCAACTAAAATGCTGTAATGCGTATTGTTGGGCGTTTAATCCTCTACGTTGACGTTCGGCGGGATTTTGCAAAGCTTCTTGTAGTAACTCTACAAGTGCTTGTACATCTGTTGCACCCACCCAGCCCGATTGACTATCAACCACCTGCTGGCAAATATGCACTTGGTCGGAAATGATTACAGGTGTTCCTGCTACCATTGCTTCAGCTACAGCAATCCCAAAATTTTCATAGTAAGAAGGCAAGACAAATAAATCAGCAGCTTGCAGTAAACTAACTTTTAATTCACCAGTCACAAAGCCAGTGATTGTAGTGTGCGATCGCAATGGTGAATTGTGTATCTGCGATATTATTTTTTGTTCATAATCTGGATCTTGGGGATTTGTCCCAGCTAAAATAAAGTGAAATTTTTCACCCATTACTAATAGCTTTTCTAGCGCTGGAATCAACAGATTCAACCCTTTTTTCGGGTCAATTCGCGACATAAACAGCACCAAAGGAATATCAGCCGAAATATTGAATTGCTGACGCACAATATTTTTCTTCTCTCCCCCTCTTCCTCTCCCCCCATGTTCTTTAACCCCCAAGGGAATTACCAAATCTGAGGTTGATACTCCAAATCTTTCTGATATTTTGGCTTCTTGATAGCTGGTAAAGTGAATTGCTGCTGCACCAGCTAAATTTTGACGTTCTAAAAGAGCAACATAAAGCCGTTTTAATTGTTTTTTCTTGCGTAAATCAGCCGGATCGAGAGTACCCAAAGGACGCAAAATGTAAGGTAGATTTTGCTGACGGCACACAATTGCAGCAGCACTACTTATAGGGGAGAATAAAGCATGGATATGTGCTATGTCAAACTCGTGAGCATGACGCTTTAGCCACCGTAATAAGTCCAACGAAAATTTGTAACGTCTAAATGGGGCGCAACGAAAGTAAATTATTTCATAGCCATCTTGTTTGATTGGGTGATTTAAGGGAACATCTAAAGGTTTCTGCCCAGTATCGCCATTACTGTCAGTCGTGAGAATTGTAACTTCTACTCCCTCTTTTTTCAATGCTGGGGCTAGCCCTAATACCATTTGACTAGGGCCACCATAAATCAGAGAAATTGAGGGGACAATTTGCAGAATTTTCAATTTTCTGTGATTTTTCACTTAACTAATAAACCTCTTACATTAAACAAAATATAAACTACAAAATAGATAAACCTCCTCTTACTCTCTGCGTCTTCTCTGCGTTCGCGCAGCGTGTCGCAGACAGATGCTACGCGAATGCGTCTCTGCGTGAACATAAAAACTCTTATCCCCTACAATTAAAATTTGTAATAATTTGAATAACTAATGACTAATAATAAGTTCTCTATAAAACTCTAATTGTTGTTTAGCTAAAGCTTTATTTGTATATTTAACTATTGCTTTTTGATAACCCATCTCACCAAGACTCTGGGCTAGCTCAGGTTTTTCCATTAATTGAACTAAACAATTAGCTAAAGCTTGGAAATCACCTTCAGGAAAAACTAAACCAGCATCACCAATTACATGAGGAATCTCACCAGAATTAGAACCTATAACAGGTACTTGGCAAGCCATAGCCTCAATTAACACATGACCAAATTGCTCTTTCCAGCCAGCAGAAGTTAAGGTTTTAAATTTGTAAGTTGTTTCAGAAGGGAGTACTAAAGTACTCATTAAGTTTATATAATTAGCAACTTCATCATGGGAAACACTTTCTACCAAAATTAATCGTTCTTGAATGTTATTTTTTGCAGCAATTTTAATTAATTCTGCTTGTAATTCTCCGCGCCCTAGCAACAGTAGCTTCCAAGGTTTATTTTTTAATGTAACTAATGCTTGCAAAAGAGTTAATAAACCCTTTTCTTGCACAAAGCGTCCCACAAAACCTACCACAAAACTTCCTTCTTCAATACCCAATTTAGTAGCTAAATCTGGTTGGAATTTGGGAGTAAATAGCTTTTCATCCACACCAAGTTGCGGCATGACTTTAATTGGGCCTTGATATCCCCGCTGTCTTAAAATATCTGCTCCATCTTGGTTACCAGAAATGATGCCGTGGCTATGGTTGAGGTTATACTTTTCTAGTAAAGCAATTGGTAATTTCAGTTCATAAGGTAGATTCCACCAAGTGAAGAAAACATTTTTTGCTTTTAGTCCTAATAACTGATTTAAGACAATCGTTTGAGTATAAGATAAGCCTCTAGAGCCTTGCTCTACCTGAATAACTTGAGGGCGAAATTCCCGCAACAAAGATATTAAATCAGCACCAAAAGTGAGAAGTCCCTGATGATTTTGACTAAAATTAGATATTGGAACAATTTTAAATCTGCCTTCATCGCGGTATTCAGTTTCAATAATTTTATTTTGTACACCACCTGGTTTCCAGCGCTTTGGAACTATGACTGTGACTTCAACTTCCGGCTCTAGTTGAGATAATTGGCGTAATTTTTCACAGTTGAGGTCTACAATATAAGTGTGGCTAGCAACTAAAATTTTCATTTATATTTAATAGTTTTTATTTGTTAATAGCCATTTGTTGTTTATAACGACCAATGACTAATTACTAAACTTGTTTATCAAGGCGACTATAAATTTGCCCATCATTCCATATTGCTTGGATGACAGTACCCAAGGCTTTAAGAAAACCCAAAGTGTAGAAAACGGAGCGAGTAGCGATTTTGATGGGAGAACCGCTTTTATGGCAAGGTGGGCGTCCTAAAACGTGACAGTCAAATAAACGGGCGTATAGGCGTAAAGCTTGGGTAACAGTGAGGTTTTTTAGCCCCATTAAGAAATGATTGTGGTAGAAGGTTATTTGATATTTGAGCGATCGCATACTAATATCATGGCAACCTCCAGTTTCTTCGCCTAAATGCACTAAATGGGCTTCTGGGTCGTACCAAATTTTATATCCCGTTTGCCGCACTCGCAAACAAAAATCTGATTCTTCCCGCACTGCACTACCGCAAAACCTCTCATCAAACCTCAGTCCGTGCTTAGTAAAAATTTCGCGGCGAAAAGACATATTGCAACCCCTAGCTGTTAATACTTGCTGGGGTTTAGTTGTGTGTACTAAATCAATATGATACCAAGCAATTCCAGGATCCATAGCTTGGGGAGGTAGATATTCAATCTGCATCTCTCCTCCAGAATCACCTAATTTCATTCTGTCAAAGACTCGCCCAGCAACAGCCCCCACCTCTGGGTTTTGCAAATAGTTCTTCACATGAGCTGCCAAAAATCCAGGTGTTAACTGAACATCATCATCAATAAACAGTATTATTTCACCAAGCGATCGCCGCACAGCATAATTTCGCGCTCCTGGCAAACTTGCCCAACCTAAGCGCAACCATTTAATTTTACCTGCTGCCGCCTGTTCTTCTAAGTACGCTTGAGTTTCTGGTTGGTGTTTGTCTGTTTGATCTACTACCAAAACTTCAAAGTTCGGATAGTCCTGTTTGAGGACATCTACAATACTATCCCGTAGTGGTTCCTCTCGGCTGTAGGTTGGAATCACTACGGAAATCAAAGGACAATTGTTCATAATTTTCTGAGGTAGTTTTGCTTTTTCATTTTTAATTATTCATACTGCTGCTGCATAAAGATTGTCCAATAAATCATTTTGTTTTTCGGAGTTATGTACATTTTGGGCTTGAGCTAATGCTCCTGCACTTAAGGATTCATAATGTTCTCTTTTATCTCCTCTATCCAGAAAATGTAAAATTTGCTGTAATGCTTGATCTGCTAGATAGTCATAAGTGCTATTCACAATATCCCAATATTCATCAGTTTTAGTTTTTTCTCCGTGCAACCAATTACTCCAATGCTTAATTTCATTAATTGGTAATTCTAAAATATATCCATTTTCCCCATGACGAATAAACTCTGGTAATGCACATACATTCGTTGTAATCGCGGGTGTAGCAACTGTAAAACCTTCGACAATACTATATCCGTAAGTATCATGTAATGTTGCCATTAATTGAAAATGACTTTGTGAGAATAACTCAAGAACTTTGGCATTCGGAATATTTTTATGGAAGACAATGTTACTTAAATTAAGTAACTTTAAATCTTCTGTATATTTGGTGCGATCGGGAAAATCGGTCGGTACTCCTGAACCATATTCAAGCCCAGATATAATATGTATAGTGATAGGCAAACCTAGTTTTTCAGCTTTTTTTGCTAATCTTAAAGCAACAATTCCACCTTTTCTAGCAAAGTGGTTACCAACAAAGACAAGCTGTAAACTTGGATGTTCTTGATAAATTTTAGGTTGGCTAACTCTTACAGGAAAGTTAGGATGTATTACCAGTAGTTTATTATTAACTTTCTCTGCAAGTGTCCATCCTTCTATCCGCTTGCCGAATCTTAGTTTTGCATAATCTGAAATTGCTATAATTTTTTGGCAATTTTCTAGTGATAACCGATTATTTAATAAATCATAAATTCTAGCTTCTTGCTTATTTTGAGGATTTCTATATAGAACACGATGATCTTCAAATGTGAGAAACCAAGGTTTATTTGTATATAAAATTCTATTGAAAGAATGAATGGTTTGGTATCTTCCCCACAAAGGTTGCCAGGGAATAAAGCTGCCTAAAGGATACCAAACTTTTTCTATAGGATATCTGCCAGCAGGAAAAGGCTTAGGCCGGATAAGTGTATGTTGAGAATTACGAGGTAGATTAGGAATGCTGAGGTGTTGTTGACCTCCTATGATAACTTTTACCATTTTTATCTCTTTAAATTGTTTTTAGAGGTTTTTTCTTGTTTTTGTTCTGAGGGTCAGCATCTTCCTTCTCTTGTTTATCCAAGACTGGCAATTTAAAAAGAACTCCCGCAAAAAACCAGTAGTAGACAGCAACTGGATCGACATCCAGAGGGTAGTAGTAAGTGTTGTAACTTATAAACAATATAAACACCCATAAAGCAGCTCCGTAACTGCGGAAATTACGGTTTTTTATCGAACGATATGTTTTGAAGGCAATAATTGTTAAACTAGTGACTAAACCCAAAAAGGCTAGCAATCCCACTATTCCAACTTCATAAAGTACTTTGGGGTAATAGGTTTCCACCAATTTAGTTGAACCCATCGCACGGGCAGAGTTAGTTGCTCGACCTAAGCCAGTTCCTAGTGGCCCGTCTACGTTTTTCCAGTTTTCCTCAAATTGCTGGACGATAAAATCTTGAGGTGGTGAAGCATCCCAGCGGCTGGTAAAACTCTCAGTTCTTTCTTGGACAATAGCAGGGTTAGTCACCATCGCTATTCCCAGAATTATGGCCAGTCCTACTCCTATAGGGATAAATCGTTTGAGGTTGGCAATTTGACCAGTGAGCAGTAGTAAAATTACGAAGCAGGTTGGTACTAAGGCTAAGGCAATTCTCTGTCCAGAGATGACAGCATTGATAAATACCGATGCCAAAGAACCTAAACCCATTAGCCGCCAAAATATAGAAGGATCAGTGAAGCCTGTAGCAAAGGTAAAAAAGGTGCTGGCAATTAAGAACCATGCCCACTGCCAAGGGGCTACAAAGGTTCCAGGTAAGCGAATAACCCCTTCTTCAGGGCTATATACTAACGCCCCACCAAAATAACATCGGGCTTCGAGTGTTGCTCTAAATAAGGCATCTCCTTCAAGACCTCTAGTACCTTGACATACACCAGTTAGTAAAAAAAAGTATTGAATAAATCCCAGCACACAACAAATTAGTGTGAGAACAATCTGGAGGCGCGATAAAAATAGAAAATCCTGCTTATTGCGAATTAAATAGTAAGCGCAAGTAATTAAGGGTACGTAGCCCAAAAGTACTTTCAGTCCTAAAATACCCATGCCTAAAGGTATTTCGTTGGGTGCTTTTTCCAAAAGTCCGACGCTTGGCGGGTTGAACTGCTGTCCTCCGTTGACAAACACGAGCGTTAACAGACTGCAAGCCAAAACAATATACAGTGGGATCTTAATGCCTTGGGGAATAATTATCGGTAGCCCCTGCTTACGGCAAGTTTGCCAAAGCCCAATTAGCGCTGGTACATAAAAGGAGTCTTTAGCTAATTGAAGTATCGGGCTATTACCCAAGTAGTAGGTGATAGTACCGCCAACAGGCACATAAATGATGAAGGCATATAGCGCTATCCGCGGATACTTATAGGAAAGGGACATAACGATTATCCCTAAGACGGAAGGAGCTGCTGCTTTAAATCCAGCTATGAAAAAAAGCACAATGCCAACGAATAAACCGCCAAAGGTAGCGGTGGTAAGCAAACTAATGAGTTCTTTGCGTGATTGGGCTGTTTTGCGCTTTTGAGCTAACCGTTCTTTGAGGCTAAGAGTAGGAGTTTCTTTTTCAGCCTGCTTTTTTGATTTCTGAGATTTTGACTTGAATTTTGGCATAGTGGCGCTGTAGCCTATCAGAGGATGCTTGGAAAATCGTAAAGTTTACTGAAAAACCCTCTTCAAACTTCTCCCCCACAGGGAAAGAGGCTTTGAAACCTCCATTCATTTGTAGATAAGGGAGGCTAGGGGAGTTAGGTTTGGGAGTTCTTAATGTTAATCACAA
This region of Nostoc sp. UHCC 0302 genomic DNA includes:
- a CDS encoding DUF5331 domain-containing protein, which encodes MNIQELRQSLKLKWLSYYEQNSSWLDKIQIWATYDGVRRPSSGLIVTTLSVLEPQFEQLLPFLLELNNNPDKIVAALGLNFNPGEELRLIKSEHSTVANQVESESTQDKSFQKELVPSVAIATQVTRQSAVKTLDTPKLAYQPVSSLTATAEVSDTPKPGLLVAVATKTSPGYPQKMPNSTKPDSGLVHQNKPVRSLVINTDVKSNGNNMRLALPLSFGRLPMGASLVITTQVNSKAKTVPSSVLTSEISREHKPLNTQPQDIKSKVKLSHSTNARSLASWVDEFCQGTKGEREDNIFI
- a CDS encoding folate-binding protein, whose product is MPTSTLDGKDAAAIQAATDGVAVCDRSHWGRIKVSGDDRLRFLHNQSTSDFQILKPGQGCDTVFVTSTARTIDLVTAYVREDAVILLVSPNRCQFLMEWLDKYIFFADKVELSDITTYTNTFSLIGPGSDAVIEKLGASELIGQPYGNHQVYTIAPAEGVRIAVGSGLASPGYTLTFPYTDKATVWNKILEAGAVEMSDRAWDVLRILQGRPAPDAELTDDYNPLEVGLWQTISLSKGCYIGQETIARLNTYKGVKQYLWGIKLNDYAEVGSAIAIGEEKVGKLTSFTETADGYFGLGYIRTKAGGVGLKVQVGETEGEIVEIPFVSHEYP
- the hpsO gene encoding hormogonium polysaccharide biosynthesis glycosyltransferase HpsO translates to MKILVASHTYIVDLNCEKLRQLSQLEPEVEVTVIVPKRWKPGGVQNKIIETEYRDEGRFKIVPISNFSQNHQGLLTFGADLISLLREFRPQVIQVEQGSRGLSYTQTIVLNQLLGLKAKNVFFTWWNLPYELKLPIALLEKYNLNHSHGIISGNQDGADILRQRGYQGPIKVMPQLGVDEKLFTPKFQPDLATKLGIEEGSFVVGFVGRFVQEKGLLTLLQALVTLKNKPWKLLLLGRGELQAELIKIAAKNNIQERLILVESVSHDEVANYINLMSTLVLPSETTYKFKTLTSAGWKEQFGHVLIEAMACQVPVIGSNSGEIPHVIGDAGLVFPEGDFQALANCLVQLMEKPELAQSLGEMGYQKAIVKYTNKALAKQQLEFYRELIISH
- a CDS encoding glycosyltransferase family 4 protein; the encoded protein is MVKVIIGGQQHLSIPNLPRNSQHTLIRPKPFPAGRYPIEKVWYPLGSFIPWQPLWGRYQTIHSFNRILYTNKPWFLTFEDHRVLYRNPQNKQEARIYDLLNNRLSLENCQKIIAISDYAKLRFGKRIEGWTLAEKVNNKLLVIHPNFPVRVSQPKIYQEHPSLQLVFVGNHFARKGGIVALRLAKKAEKLGLPITIHIISGLEYGSGVPTDFPDRTKYTEDLKLLNLSNIVFHKNIPNAKVLELFSQSHFQLMATLHDTYGYSIVEGFTVATPAITTNVCALPEFIRHGENGYILELPINEIKHWSNWLHGEKTKTDEYWDIVNSTYDYLADQALQQILHFLDRGDKREHYESLSAGALAQAQNVHNSEKQNDLLDNLYAAAV
- the hpsL gene encoding hormogonium polysaccharide biosynthesis protein HpsL, with amino-acid sequence MPKFKSKSQKSKKQAEKETPTLSLKERLAQKRKTAQSRKELISLLTTATFGGLFVGIVLFFIAGFKAAAPSVLGIIVMSLSYKYPRIALYAFIIYVPVGGTITYYLGNSPILQLAKDSFYVPALIGLWQTCRKQGLPIIIPQGIKIPLYIVLACSLLTLVFVNGGQQFNPPSVGLLEKAPNEIPLGMGILGLKVLLGYVPLITCAYYLIRNKQDFLFLSRLQIVLTLICCVLGFIQYFFLLTGVCQGTRGLEGDALFRATLEARCYFGGALVYSPEEGVIRLPGTFVAPWQWAWFLIASTFFTFATGFTDPSIFWRLMGLGSLASVFINAVISGQRIALALVPTCFVILLLLTGQIANLKRFIPIGVGLAIILGIAMVTNPAIVQERTESFTSRWDASPPQDFIVQQFEENWKNVDGPLGTGLGRATNSARAMGSTKLVETYYPKVLYEVGIVGLLAFLGLVTSLTIIAFKTYRSIKNRNFRSYGAALWVFILFISYNTYYYPLDVDPVAVYYWFFAGVLFKLPVLDKQEKEDADPQNKNKKKPLKTI
- a CDS encoding peroxiredoxin — translated: MALRLGDTVPNFTQASTHGDINFYEWAGDSWVVLFSHPADFTPVCTTELGTVAKLKPEFDKRNVKAIALSVDNVESHKGWVGDIEETQSTSLNYPILADADRKVSDLYDMIHPNANAAVTVRSVFVIDPNKKLRLSFTYPPSTGRNFDELLRVIDSLQLTDNYSVATPADWKDGDDVVIVPSLKDPEVLKQKFPKGYEEVKPYLRITPQPNK
- the hpsP gene encoding hormogonium polysaccharide biosynthesis glycosyltransferase HpsP gives rise to the protein MKILQIVPSISLIYGGPSQMVLGLAPALKKEGVEVTILTTDSNGDTGQKPLDVPLNHPIKQDGYEIIYFRCAPFRRYKFSLDLLRWLKRHAHEFDIAHIHALFSPISSAAAIVCRQQNLPYILRPLGTLDPADLRKKKQLKRLYVALLERQNLAGAAAIHFTSYQEAKISERFGVSTSDLVIPLGVKEHGGRGRGGEKKNIVRQQFNISADIPLVLFMSRIDPKKGLNLLIPALEKLLVMGEKFHFILAGTNPQDPDYEQKIISQIHNSPLRSHTTITGFVTGELKVSLLQAADLFVLPSYYENFGIAVAEAMVAGTPVIISDQVHICQQVVDSQSGWVGATDVQALVELLQEALQNPAERQRRGLNAQQYALQHFSWDAIAKQTIQAYQEILTN
- the hpsN gene encoding hormogonium polysaccharide biosynthesis glycosyltransferase HpsN gives rise to the protein MNNCPLISVVIPTYSREEPLRDSIVDVLKQDYPNFEVLVVDQTDKHQPETQAYLEEQAAAGKIKWLRLGWASLPGARNYAVRRSLGEIILFIDDDVQLTPGFLAAHVKNYLQNPEVGAVAGRVFDRMKLGDSGGEMQIEYLPPQAMDPGIAWYHIDLVHTTKPQQVLTARGCNMSFRREIFTKHGLRFDERFCGSAVREESDFCLRVRQTGYKIWYDPEAHLVHLGEETGGCHDISMRSLKYQITFYHNHFLMGLKNLTVTQALRLYARLFDCHVLGRPPCHKSGSPIKIATRSVFYTLGFLKALGTVIQAIWNDGQIYSRLDKQV